The proteins below are encoded in one region of Halocatena salina:
- a CDS encoding DUF5787 family protein: protein MQTSEFTFELRVCQWAERHWPPTSDGSDERVLIARQLGTKHRRWDTIVVETDRHRLAERARFGTHRLDADLLGVVRNAPPEWAYYRDVLPHPGYPWRYVRDAIHTAEDRGILDTRRRGNRIEIRRKWEYPDWVDRIVAIENKPDLDASAAQALTDQLQRDVALALADEVWVATRATGETVEPALLERLPVETGILTVTTGGDRASTGRTDARVVWHPRSLDRTAVGTRILERATDGESDLSVARFEYADPEWKATKRLEIAERAYERGWRSYVDSMRPDCRWFSLRSVDGDVLPWCGANACSQSSAECSGRCSSFEPEPPNWRTRGWPIDGGPGAALKRLLADQRRRHRIDHEE, encoded by the coding sequence CAGCGACGGTAGCGACGAGCGTGTGCTCATCGCCCGCCAGCTCGGCACGAAACACCGTCGATGGGACACCATCGTGGTCGAGACCGATCGTCATCGGCTCGCCGAACGGGCACGGTTCGGGACCCACCGACTCGACGCTGATCTGTTAGGTGTGGTTCGGAACGCGCCGCCGGAGTGGGCGTACTACCGCGATGTGCTCCCCCATCCGGGTTACCCGTGGCGATACGTTCGGGACGCGATCCACACCGCCGAGGATCGGGGCATCCTCGATACGAGACGACGGGGAAACCGCATCGAGATCCGACGGAAGTGGGAGTATCCCGATTGGGTCGACCGGATCGTAGCGATCGAGAACAAGCCTGATCTCGACGCGAGTGCCGCCCAAGCGCTCACCGACCAGCTTCAGCGCGACGTTGCACTCGCCCTCGCTGATGAGGTGTGGGTCGCAACCCGGGCGACCGGGGAGACGGTCGAACCGGCGTTGCTTGAACGACTCCCTGTCGAGACCGGAATCCTCACCGTGACGACCGGCGGCGATCGGGCCTCGACAGGACGAACCGACGCCCGCGTGGTGTGGCATCCCAGATCGCTCGATCGAACGGCTGTCGGAACCCGCATTCTCGAACGGGCCACGGACGGGGAGTCCGACCTGTCGGTGGCGCGATTCGAGTACGCTGATCCGGAGTGGAAAGCCACCAAACGACTCGAAATCGCAGAACGAGCCTACGAGCGCGGGTGGCGTTCGTACGTCGATTCGATGCGTCCGGACTGTCGGTGGTTCTCGCTCCGGTCGGTCGACGGCGACGTGCTCCCGTGGTGTGGCGCCAACGCGTGTTCACAGTCGTCCGCGGAGTGTTCCGGACGCTGTTCGTCCTTCGAACCGGAGCCACCCAACTGGCGGACCCGCGGCTGGCCGATCGACGGTGGTCCGGGTGCCGCCCTCAAGCGGTTACTCGCCGATCAGCGACGCCGTCACCGCATCGATCACGAGGAGTGA
- a CDS encoding DUF5797 family protein, whose translation MTLSEEAKERLADVVELQPTKNKELQERWGIDSGSEIHQYLESELKEYYYRDENSLIRATPEAAELVGVDTDETTLSVPPRQAQIIDVIAGPDEKPESVVSVLHTVRETGLDPTADEVRSSLRKLQDRGVVEVVQTTVPTFRLAVEREEITVDVID comes from the coding sequence GTGACACTCTCAGAGGAAGCGAAAGAACGGCTCGCGGACGTAGTGGAACTACAGCCGACGAAGAACAAAGAGCTTCAGGAACGCTGGGGGATTGACAGCGGGAGCGAGATTCACCAGTATCTCGAATCGGAGCTCAAAGAGTACTACTACCGAGACGAGAACAGTTTGATTCGCGCGACGCCGGAAGCAGCCGAACTGGTCGGGGTCGATACCGACGAGACGACGCTCAGCGTCCCGCCACGACAAGCGCAGATCATCGATGTCATTGCGGGTCCCGATGAGAAGCCGGAAAGCGTCGTTTCGGTGCTCCATACGGTTCGAGAGACGGGGTTGGATCCGACAGCAGACGAAGTCCGCTCCAGCCTCCGGAAGCTTCAGGATCGGGGTGTCGTTGAGGTGGTACAGACGACCGTTCCGACGTTCCGACTTGCCGTCGAGCGCGAGGAGATCACCGTCGACGTAATCGACTAA
- a CDS encoding mechanosensitive ion channel: protein MNEHHLSLLRASNTACDVSRQKAHQTSYFTEQSPKMTSSTQYITKEMFQLQDRNVLGDIISQIISYIPQLVGALIVLLVGWIVGRLLGRIVTMVLKKADIGRFVPSGEDDGRGDTDDGKGVGLSRGLGKLVKYYVYFIAVLAAAEILAIPMLTELLSDVGTYLPAIFGAVLILLLGLVVGRILEDIIADLISGFGFDLHLEGTPLERITGRRGIGGLIGQVVALYVYFIALLAAADTLNITILSNLLNTITVYIPQLIGGAAVLLAGIWLGDWLGTQIAETDRKRLTDYVGLGVKAIVYYLVITMALQTAGFNASILNTLFVIAMTALFGSLALAFIIAAGVGGALGSKDYIADNIADWMREARRSASFEDEDSDMSGESGFEPPSD from the coding sequence ATGAACGAACACCACCTTTCATTACTGAGAGCGTCAAACACAGCCTGTGATGTATCCCGTCAGAAAGCGCATCAGACATCATATTTCACCGAACAATCCCCAAAAATGACATCAAGCACACAATACATAACAAAAGAAATGTTCCAATTACAAGATAGAAATGTTCTCGGAGATATAATATCCCAAATAATATCATACATCCCTCAATTGGTTGGGGCACTCATCGTACTACTCGTGGGATGGATCGTTGGCCGTCTGTTGGGCCGGATCGTGACGATGGTGCTCAAAAAAGCGGATATCGGGCGGTTCGTTCCAAGTGGGGAGGACGACGGGCGGGGCGATACTGACGATGGAAAAGGGGTTGGACTTTCGCGTGGTCTAGGGAAGCTGGTGAAATACTACGTGTATTTCATCGCCGTGTTAGCCGCCGCGGAGATCCTTGCTATCCCGATGCTCACGGAGTTGCTCTCGGACGTCGGTACGTATCTTCCGGCCATCTTTGGCGCTGTGTTGATCCTTCTGCTCGGGTTAGTCGTAGGACGTATCCTCGAGGACATCATCGCGGATCTCATCAGCGGCTTCGGATTCGATCTCCACCTCGAAGGAACGCCACTCGAACGGATCACTGGTCGGCGGGGTATCGGTGGTCTTATCGGGCAGGTCGTGGCGCTGTACGTGTACTTCATCGCGTTGCTGGCAGCTGCGGACACCCTCAACATCACGATCCTTTCGAACTTACTGAACACCATCACGGTGTACATTCCCCAGCTCATCGGCGGGGCAGCAGTGCTGTTGGCCGGGATCTGGCTCGGTGATTGGCTCGGAACGCAGATCGCAGAGACGGACCGGAAACGGCTGACCGACTACGTCGGTCTCGGGGTGAAAGCGATCGTGTACTACCTCGTGATCACGATGGCGTTACAGACCGCGGGTTTCAACGCATCGATCTTGAACACGCTGTTCGTCATCGCAATGACTGCGTTGTTCGGTTCGCTTGCACTCGCGTTCATCATCGCTGCCGGCGTCGGTGGCGCACTCGGTTCGAAGGATTACATCGCGGACAACATCGCTGACTGGATGCGGGAGGCCCGCCGATCCGCCTCGTTCGAAGACGAGGATTCGGACATGTCGGGAGAGTCGGGCTTCGAACCACCCAGCGATTGA
- a CDS encoding cytochrome c oxidase subunit 3, whose amino-acid sequence METTDDHGDQHHHLPATEDWPRGFGEASWWPFIAALGGAGLYVGAGLFILGNGEEPLVGPLAGPAVFIASTFLFLAGLYGWMYHAFVTDFWSGEVAESSVRGLRMGMLLFLGSEIATFGAGFVYYFFVRAGGNWAGAHVPEGLLGALVLGNTAILVVSSITLHFAHLSLLRGNRSRFLQLLGVTLALGIIFIGGQVYEYYEFIVHEGFTLTEGVFASAFFGLTGLHGIHVTLGGVLLAIVFVRALYGQYSSERHISVSTVSMYWHFVDAVWIFLVVVIYVGSVVNL is encoded by the coding sequence ATGGAGACAACGGACGATCACGGTGACCAGCACCACCATCTGCCAGCGACGGAGGACTGGCCCCGCGGCTTTGGCGAGGCGAGCTGGTGGCCGTTCATCGCCGCACTCGGTGGAGCCGGTCTCTATGTAGGGGCTGGACTGTTCATCCTCGGCAACGGTGAGGAGCCACTCGTCGGTCCGCTCGCCGGTCCGGCCGTATTCATCGCGAGTACGTTCCTCTTCCTCGCCGGTCTCTATGGGTGGATGTACCACGCGTTCGTCACTGACTTTTGGAGCGGTGAAGTGGCTGAATCGAGCGTTCGCGGACTCCGGATGGGTATGTTGCTGTTTCTCGGCAGTGAAATCGCAACGTTCGGCGCTGGCTTCGTCTATTACTTTTTCGTCCGCGCTGGCGGCAATTGGGCGGGCGCACACGTGCCGGAGGGATTGCTTGGGGCACTCGTACTCGGCAATACGGCCATTCTGGTCGTAAGCAGTATTACACTCCATTTCGCACATCTCTCCTTGTTACGAGGAAATCGATCTCGGTTCCTCCAGCTGCTCGGAGTGACGCTCGCGCTGGGGATCATCTTCATCGGTGGACAGGTGTATGAGTACTACGAGTTCATCGTCCACGAAGGGTTCACGCTCACCGAAGGCGTCTTCGCTAGCGCCTTCTTCGGTCTCACAGGACTCCACGGTATCCACGTCACGCTCGGTGGCGTCCTACTGGCAATCGTCTTCGTTCGGGCACTGTACGGCCAGTACTCTTCAGAACGCCACATTTCGGTCAGCACCGTCTCGATGTACTGGCACTTCGTTGATGCCGTCTGGATCTTCCTCGTCGTCGTCATTTACGTCGGTTCGGTCGTCAATTTATAA